The genomic DNA AATATTTGCTGGGTATTTATCTACCACTGCAATATGTTTTTGAATCGTCTTATATAATTCATCATGATTCATTTGAATATAATCTTGCATAAGCATTTTTCGAAGAAGGATAATTTCTTTCATTCCTTGTCCATCTTCTGCACTTATCACTCGCTCGTCCATTAAAATATCAATAATATCTTCATAGCTTCCTGGATCGCGCATAATAAATCCATCAATCATCGCATTCCCTACATCTAATACACAATCAATAATTAGATGAGCTATACGTTCTAATGCGTAAAATTCAAACTCGGTTTCATATATCTTTTTCTCTTGAAATGTACTTGTTGCTCGTTCTAAACATACTAGCATTTGTTCTATTTTCTTTCTGTCTACAAAATACATGAATGTCACCTACCTGGAAATTAAAGCATTTACATTTTAATTGTAACGCTTTCTTCTGAAAAAATCGACAATTTTTCGAATTCACCTTTTCTCCGTTATTTGTTATAGTTATATTTGTATGATTTTTGAAATTGGAGGAATGGAATCTTGGAACGTGAACTCGCACTAGAAATTGTCCGTGTAACAGAAGCAGCAGCATTAGCATCCGCACAGTGGATGGGCCGCGGAAAGAAGAATGAAGCAGATGATGCAGCAACTACAGCAATGCGTGATATGTTCGATTCAGTAAACATGGCAGGTACAGTTGTAATTGGTGAAGGAGAACTTGATGAAGCACCGATGTTATATATTGGTGAAGAACTAGGAACAGGTAACGGTCCAGAAGTAGATATCGCCGTTGATCCATTAGAAGGTACAAACATCGTTGCAAAAGGTCTTGCAAATGCAATGGCAGTTATCGCAATCGCAGATAAAGGAAACCTTCTTCATGCTCCTGATATGTACATGGAAAAAATCGCGGTTGGTCCAAAAGCAGCTGGTAAAATTAGCTTAGATGATCCAATTGAAAAAACAATTGAAATTGTAGCAGAAGCTAACAATAAAAAGATTCGTGACCTAACGGTTATCGTTCAAGAACGTGAACGTCATCAAGATATTATTGATCGTGTTCGTGCTAAAGGTGCACGCGTAAAATTATTTGGTGATGGTGATGTTGGTGCTTCAATCGCAACAGCACTACCTGGAACGGGTATCGACTTATTCGTAGGTATTGGCGGAGCTCCAGAAGGCGTTATTTCTGCAGCAGCATTAAAATGCCTTGAAGGTGAAATGCAAGCTCGCTTAGTTCCAATGAACGAAGAAGAAGAAGCTCGTTGTCGTGAAATGGGATTAGAAGACCCTCGTCAACTTCTTATGTTAGACGATTTAGTATCTGGTGATGATGCAATCTTCTCAGCAACTGGTGTATCTGCTGGTGAGTTATTAGATGGCGTGAAATTCCTAGGCGGAGATTTAGCTGAAACATACTCTATCGTAATGCGTTACAAAACAAGAACAGTACGATTCATTAAAACGCATCACCATTTAGATCATAAGCCACACTTAAACTTAGATATTTAATAAAGGAGCCATGTGTATGGAAGAACGTTTCTTTCTGTACGACGATACTGTCGCTACAAAAACGCGTTTCGTTAGCTTTATGGGAGAAAATGAGCGTCATGATTTAGCGCTTTTATACTCTGATCGTCATTACGGTAAAACAATTGTCCTTGATATGCAAAGTAATAAATTTGCAATCATCGGTCCTGACGATTTAAACGAACCAGGCTACTTAGAGCACGCATTTTCTATGACTGAAGAAATTGCAGAAGAACTACGCTCATTTTTATTTGAACTTATATAATTTATCTCAAACACCAGCTATTTTAGCTGGTGTTTTTTCATCGTAAGTATTTTTAATTTTCAATCTTCTATGTTATAATTAAGAATAAATCTATTTGGATAGAAAGGACGTTATCTACGTATGCCAACAACTACTTTGTAATGGACCAGCAATTGGATAGCATTACTCTCAAAAAAGCTCCGTGCTTTTTCAAGGGAGTAGTCTGCCCATTCCCATTACAAAGGAACGTAACGCATCTGTAGTATGATGTTTACGGAGGTTCCTAAGGGGACCTCCTTTTATTTTTGTCTTTTTCTCATGTCTTCATACTACAAGACATCCAAATAGCTGTATTACGTTCCTTTACCACTACTATAAGAGGTGAAGGAAATGCAGAAAGTACAACTTTCTTGGAGTTTATATGAAAACGAGCAAAACGCAATCGAAAAGTATTGTAAAAATTGCAGACACACTACCCTATTTACTGACACGAATATTCGTAGGCATAACGCCAATGGAAAAAATATATACCGCTTTGCCATTTATAAATGTCCGAAAGATCATACGTGGAATCAAAAACTTCGTATTTATAAAGCTTTTACGGATCATGTAGAAACAGTCGATATGACGCAGGAAGATCAAATAGAAAAAACTACTACCATTTCCATTACGCAACATAAAGAAAACGGCATAGCCGAAATCACAATCGTATTAGACCTCATTTTCGGTTCCCACCGAATCGATAAAGCCTTATCCACATATATTTCCGACTGGAGCCGTACACTCATTGTGGATAAAATTAAAAGTGGGGATATTCAATTGAACGGACAACAAATGAAACCAAATACACTCCTTTCTGAAGGAGATTCTATTTCGATTTGTTTGTGAATGAGAATATGCAAAAAATCCTCTTACAATCGTAAGAGGATTTTTTTATTTCTTCACTTTTCGTAATACGAAGTGTGCACAACCGAAGTTACAGTACTCGTATAAATACTCTGATAAAGTACTAATTTTCGTATCATATGTCGAACGTTGATTACTATCATCAAAGAAACCGCGCAATCTAAGTTGCTCATAACCCCAGTCCCCAACGATGTAATCATATTTATTTAAAATTTCTGCATAACGCTCTTTAAATGCTTCTTCACTAAAACCATCACGAAAGTTTTTAATTACTTCGTACTGAACATTATTAATGCTCACCGTAGCATGCATCTCTTGCTCTTGCTTTTGCTCCATCATTAACTTCCTCTCTAAGCATTCTTCTTTTTATCGTATCACAAAGCATACCAACCAACAATTTCAAATACAAAAAATTGAAAATTAGTGCATGCTATGGAGAAGGAGGTGATACATCGTGAAAAAACAAATTATACTTTCTCTCCTCACTCTTTCCTTATTTGCAGGCTGCCAAACAAACAAAGCCGAAATGGAACGTGAAGAAGGAAGTCGTGTTCTTGTTTCTAATAAAAACGACATGTATCATACGGAAAATACAAATACACGGCTTACAAGGGTCGGCTATTCATCTAAACAAAAACATGAAGTATCTAACAAACAAGTAGGAGCCATTAACCGCGAGAAAGTCGCTGAAATGATTACAAGCATGACAGTCAAACTTCCCGACGTTGCAAATGCTGCTACGCTCGTTACCGATGATGAAGTATTTGTTGTATACCGTGCAAACACAACAGATCCAAAACTCGTAGCAGATCAAGTATATAAAACTGCTTTGTCCATCGTCCCTCGCTATTATAAAGCATATGTATCAACAAACCAAAAGTTGATCTCTCAAATTCAAGGCCTTCAATCTGGTGCATTAAATGATACAGAATATACGCAAAGCCTCGATATGTTAAAGCGTGAAATGAGTAAAAATCCTCATTTGAACAATACAGAGAATCAAACTTTAAATAATATGATAAAAAAATAAAGAAGGTGGAGAAAACCTCCACCTTCTTTATTTTTTTACTATTTCTTACGATCTGCATAAACCTCCATCGCATCACACATAAACTGCGCTAACCCTTCGCCAAACTTATCGATATTTTTCGTAAAGCGCTCATCAGCGACGTACATTTGGCCGAGGCCCTTAAAAGCATCTAATGAGTATTCACCGAAGTTTTGCAAGTAATCGTACCATACTCCAATTGCTTCCTGCGCCTCTTTAGAATCAGGTGCGCCGTGTCTAAGCGCCGCTAAATTTCTGTAAATAGTATTAAACTCTTCTTGATTATCTTTTGACATACCTTTCGCATATTCATTGGCTTTATCTACAGCTGCGTCTCCCCATCTTTCACGCGCTTCTTCTTCGTACGGATTATGGCTGAAATCGAAGCCTTCAAATTTCTCTTTATTCGTCATTTCAATCTCTCCTTTTGTATGCTGAATTGTTTTATCAATCGTCGCAATCACTTTATCTAATCTAGCACGCTTTTCAAGAAGCATTTTCTTATGAAGCTGTAGCGCTTCTTCACGATCAAATGATGGACTCATGATAATTTCTTTAATTTTTTTCAAAGGGAAGCCTAGCTCTTTAAAAAATAAAATTTGCTGCAATGTCTCTAAATTTTCATTGGAATACAGACGATATCCAGACTCTGACGTCTCATCTGGGGTTAACAACCCAATTTCATCATAATGATGCAGTGTGCGCACACTAATTCCAACCAAATTAGCTACTTCTTTTACCTTCATTGTCATGTGTATCTCCCCCTTAGTACATACGATAAAGTATGACGCAACGTTAGAGTCAATAAGTAAATTCATTTTCTTTATAAAATATTTCATGCATAATAGATATGTACATATATTAGAAAGCGGTGAAAGTATGGTTTCAAATACTGTAATTACCAGCATCATCTTTCAACTCATTGTCTCGATTCTGGTCCCCATTATTGTACTCGTTTATTTCCGTAAAAAATATAATATTAATTGGAAAGTGGTTGGCGTTGGTGTTCTTATCTTTATCGGATTTACCCAAATTCTCGAAACACCATTCCACCTATTTATGCGTGGTAATCCAGCAATCGCTCCAATTTTAGAAAATCCATTTGTCTTCGCACTTTATGGCGGACTAACTGCTGGTATTTTTGAAGAATTAGGACGCTTCGTTGCCTTTTTCTTCTTACTAAAAAAATATCAAGAATATAAAGATGGCTTTGCTTACGGAATTGGTCACGGCGGGATAGAATCTATTTTAGTTGGCGGATTCTCTGCATTCCAAGCACTTATATTTGCGAATTCAATTAACAGCGGTAGCTTCGCTCAAATGGTTGAAAAAATGCCAGAACTAAGCCGCCTACAGGACTTGTTAATTCAGCAACCTGCCTACTTATACTTCCTTGGTAGCTTCGAAAGAATTATGGCACTCGTGCTGCAAATTGCCTTTACAATGCTTGTCTTATACGCAGTAAAACAGAAGAAATATATCTTCCTTGTGTACGCTGTATTATTCCACGCATTTGTAGACTTTTTCGCGGCACTTTACCAAACAAAAACAATCAACATTTTTGTTGCAGAAGGAATTACCCTTCTCTTCACAATTGGTGCTGTCATTCTTATTCGTAAAATGAAAGAGAAATTAATGAGTGTGCCGGAGTAAAAATAACCCACCAATTGGTGGGTTATTTTTTGTATGGATTACCACAATGATGATAACTTTTACCTGCTCGCAGCTCCCTTTTTGTTTCTGCATCTATAACAATGTACTTATGTAACTCTTCTACTTCATTTTGAGAAAAGGAAGCGAAAAAATAAACTTGGCGATCAGGGTGAACAAAAAAATCTTGAAGCACCACTTCACTCCGACAACCCACGGCTGTTTTTTGTCGGAAAGAAGATTCTTCATCGGGCACTTCTTTAAATAAGACTTTTTTTCGAACACTATATGTTGCATTGTTGTATTCTTTATAAATTTTCTTATCTAATTGTTCGTAAAACACACGCTCACTCACAAATGACTTATTTCGATTGCTTGGATAATCTAACTTTTGATTGGATTGTGCATATGTTGTGGACAATTGCGTAAGAAAACAAATCATGAATACGATACATATCATTTTTTTCATCATTGCACCTCAATTTTTTATTATCCACATTACTTTTCCACATGCTTAGATCACTATGCCGTTTCCAATAAAAAGGAATTTTTTTCACATTTGTCGAAGTATATAGCGTCAACTTGAAAGATGGGGATGAATTATGAAGAAAATTATTGTAATACGACATTGTTCAGCCACTGGACAAAAACGTGATGCTGAATTAACAATTGACGGAAAGAATCAAGCAAACATCCTTGCTACATTCCTCTTAGAAAACCAACCACAAATAGATCATATTATTTCAAGCCCATTTGTGCGAGCTATCGATTCTATTCGCCCCTATGCGCTCCAAGCTAACTTGTCTATCCAAGAAGATGAACGACTAACGGAACGCATATTAAGCGACGTTCCAATGGACGATTGGATGCAAAAACTAGAATCTACTTTTACAAATATAGATATTGCCTTTTCAGGCGGAGAGTCAACAAAACAAGCAACGGACCGTGCTATATCGCTTATCCAAGACGTTTTAAAATTAACCCATACTACAACGCTACTCGTTACACATGGAAACTTACTTACGCTCATTTTAAAGCACTTTGATCATACGATTGGCTTTAATGAATGGAGAGCTTTAACGAATCCTGATATTTACGAAATTACAATCGATGAACAATGTGCCCTAAAACGATTATGGAAAGCACCGTCCAAGTAATATCTCTTTCGAACACATTCAGTTGACGCCACGAGAAGAAACTGTACTAACAATAGGAAGGGGTATCACTCCATATGTACGAAGATGTACTTGCTTTACTACATAAAACAAATGCTTCTTATGAAAAGTTTGAACACGAACCAGTACTCGATTATGAAACAGATCGTATCGTACGTGAAAGGCTTGGCTTACAAGGTACTCCAAGTAAAAGCTTATTTTTAAAATCAAAGTCTGGAGATTATTACGTATTTTTCACGCTAGAGGGCACAAGGCTCAACCGAGGAGAGATGAAAGAAATAACAGGAGAACGCTTATCTCTTTGTTCTCCTATTGAACTAAGGGAAGAGACCGGCTGTACGCCAGGATGTGTAGCTCCTTTCGGGTATTCACAAAATGTAACAATTATTGTGGATAGCGCTATCTATACTTACAATAAAGTTTTAATTACACCTGGTGTACCTGAATTTACAATTGAATTATCCACAGAGGAATTAAAAAAGATTTTATTAACATGTTCAAATACTGTTTTGGAGTACAAACAAAAAGAGAGCTAATCGTTAGCTCCCTTTTTTCATTATTTTGCTTCTGCTGTTTTTTCTTTCGCAGAACGAACTTGCTCGTCCGCATGGTAAGAAGAACGCACAAGTGGGCCAGCTTCACAGTGGCTAAAGCCTTTGCTAAGTGCAATTTCTTTAAGCTCTGCAAATTCTGCTGGTGGGTAATATTTAAGAACTGGTAAATGCTTCTTAGATGGTTGTAGGTATTGTCCAAGAGTTAAAATATCCACATTGTTTGCACGTAAGTCATCCATTGCTTCAATTAAATCTTCTCTTGTTTCACCTAAGCCCACCATAATGCTCGATTTAGTTGGAATATCAGGCTGCATTTCTTTCGCTCGGCGTAAAAACTCTAATGAACGGTCATATTTTGCTCTAGCGCGAACTCGGTTAGATAATCGACGTACTGTTTCAATGTTATGGTTTAAAATATCTGGTTTTGCATCCATTAACATTTTTAAGTTTTCTTCTACTCCACCCATATCAGATGGTAATACTTCGATTGACGTAAATGGATTTTTACGACGAACAGCGCGTACTGTTTCAGCAAAAACAGCTGCTCCGCCGTCTTTTAAATCATCACGTGCAACCGCTGTTATAACAACGTGCTTTAAGCCCATTTGTACTACAGAATCTGCTACGCGTTCTGGCTCTTGTAAATCAAGCTCCGTTGGTAAGCCTGTTTTAACCGCACAGAAACGACAAGCGCGTGTACAAACCGCACCTAGAATCATAAATGTTGCTGTTTTTCTTACAGCCCAGCATTCATGAATATTCGGACATTTCGCTTCTTCACAAACTGTATGAAGATTCTTAGAACGCATCATTTTCTTTAAGCCTGTATAGTTTTCATTCGTGTTTAACTTAATTTTCAACCATTCGGGCTTGCGCTTATATTCTGTTTGTTTTGTCATGGTTATCAACTCCGCACAATATGAAATAGTTTACCGTGTTCGCTTCTTTCAATGTAACATATCTATTCTAACGTATGAAAGCGATTTGCTCAAATGAAGATTCTAAGATTTTTTCCAATCGTTCCCTATAATGAAATACTCCGTATATCCCACACTAAAAAGAGTGATGTTGTGAAAGGAGTCTATTTCATGCTTCGAAAAATTTCTCTTTTGCTTTCGATTTGCTTTCTTCTCCACCAAAACATCGCTTACGGTGAAGATAATCAGCAAAGCATATACGAAAAGCGCATGGCACTATATAAAGAAACCGAGCAATCTTCAGGCATTCCGTGGTATTACTTAGCTGCAATGGATCAATATGAAAGAAATATACGGAGCGTAAGAAAAGATATTCCGAAAAAACCAGATGCCAT from Bacillus basilensis includes the following:
- a CDS encoding DUF86 domain-containing protein codes for the protein MYFVDRKKIEQMLVCLERATSTFQEKKIYETEFEFYALERIAHLIIDCVLDVGNAMIDGFIMRDPGSYEDIIDILMDERVISAEDGQGMKEIILLRKMLMQDYIQMNHDELYKTIQKHIAVVDKYPANIRSYLEKELGPVSAFVPE
- the lipA gene encoding lipoyl synthase, producing the protein MTKQTEYKRKPEWLKIKLNTNENYTGLKKMMRSKNLHTVCEEAKCPNIHECWAVRKTATFMILGAVCTRACRFCAVKTGLPTELDLQEPERVADSVVQMGLKHVVITAVARDDLKDGGAAVFAETVRAVRRKNPFTSIEVLPSDMGGVEENLKMLMDAKPDILNHNIETVRRLSNRVRARAKYDRSLEFLRRAKEMQPDIPTKSSIMVGLGETREDLIEAMDDLRANNVDILTLGQYLQPSKKHLPVLKYYPPAEFAELKEIALSKGFSHCEAGPLVRSSYHADEQVRSAKEKTAEAK
- a CDS encoding YutD family protein; translated protein: MMEQKQEQEMHATVSINNVQYEVIKNFRDGFSEEAFKERYAEILNKYDYIVGDWGYEQLRLRGFFDDSNQRSTYDTKISTLSEYLYEYCNFGCAHFVLRKVKK
- the glpX gene encoding class II fructose-bisphosphatase produces the protein MERELALEIVRVTEAAALASAQWMGRGKKNEADDAATTAMRDMFDSVNMAGTVVIGEGELDEAPMLYIGEELGTGNGPEVDIAVDPLEGTNIVAKGLANAMAVIAIADKGNLLHAPDMYMEKIAVGPKAAGKISLDDPIEKTIEIVAEANNKKIRDLTVIVQERERHQDIIDRVRAKGARVKLFGDGDVGASIATALPGTGIDLFVGIGGAPEGVISAAALKCLEGEMQARLVPMNEEEEARCREMGLEDPRQLLMLDDLVSGDDAIFSATGVSAGELLDGVKFLGGDLAETYSIVMRYKTRTVRFIKTHHHLDHKPHLNLDI
- a CDS encoding YhcN/YlaJ family sporulation lipoprotein — translated: MKKQIILSLLTLSLFAGCQTNKAEMEREEGSRVLVSNKNDMYHTENTNTRLTRVGYSSKQKHEVSNKQVGAINREKVAEMITSMTVKLPDVANAATLVTDDEVFVVYRANTTDPKLVADQVYKTALSIVPRYYKAYVSTNQKLISQIQGLQSGALNDTEYTQSLDMLKREMSKNPHLNNTENQTLNNMIKK
- a CDS encoding DUF3055 domain-containing protein, giving the protein MEERFFLYDDTVATKTRFVSFMGENERHDLALLYSDRHYGKTIVLDMQSNKFAIIGPDDLNEPGYLEHAFSMTEEIAEELRSFLFELI
- a CDS encoding histidine phosphatase family protein, encoding MKKIIVIRHCSATGQKRDAELTIDGKNQANILATFLLENQPQIDHIISSPFVRAIDSIRPYALQANLSIQEDERLTERILSDVPMDDWMQKLESTFTNIDIAFSGGESTKQATDRAISLIQDVLKLTHTTTLLVTHGNLLTLILKHFDHTIGFNEWRALTNPDIYEITIDEQCALKRLWKAPSK
- a CDS encoding MerR family transcriptional regulator — protein: MTMKVKEVANLVGISVRTLHHYDEIGLLTPDETSESGYRLYSNENLETLQQILFFKELGFPLKKIKEIIMSPSFDREEALQLHKKMLLEKRARLDKVIATIDKTIQHTKGEIEMTNKEKFEGFDFSHNPYEEEARERWGDAAVDKANEYAKGMSKDNQEEFNTIYRNLAALRHGAPDSKEAQEAIGVWYDYLQNFGEYSLDAFKGLGQMYVADERFTKNIDKFGEGLAQFMCDAMEVYADRKK
- a CDS encoding YhfC family intramembrane metalloprotease; translated protein: MHNRYVHILESGESMVSNTVITSIIFQLIVSILVPIIVLVYFRKKYNINWKVVGVGVLIFIGFTQILETPFHLFMRGNPAIAPILENPFVFALYGGLTAGIFEELGRFVAFFFLLKKYQEYKDGFAYGIGHGGIESILVGGFSAFQALIFANSINSGSFAQMVEKMPELSRLQDLLIQQPAYLYFLGSFERIMALVLQIAFTMLVLYAVKQKKYIFLVYAVLFHAFVDFFAALYQTKTINIFVAEGITLLFTIGAVILIRKMKEKLMSVPE
- a CDS encoding YbaK/EbsC family protein, giving the protein MYEDVLALLHKTNASYEKFEHEPVLDYETDRIVRERLGLQGTPSKSLFLKSKSGDYYVFFTLEGTRLNRGEMKEITGERLSLCSPIELREETGCTPGCVAPFGYSQNVTIIVDSAIYTYNKVLITPGVPEFTIELSTEELKKILLTCSNTVLEYKQKES